Genomic window (Enterobacteriaceae bacterium 4M9):
TTCAATCACGCCATCCTTGAGCGCACCGCCGCAGCCGCATTTTTTCTTAAGTTCAGCCGCGATCTTTACCAGTTCGGCATCGTCGGCATCAATACCGGTAATCAGACATACGCCTTTACCTTTGCGCCCACTGGTCTGGCGCTGGATACGCACAATCCCATCGCCCCTGGGTCTTTGTTCCACCGCTTTGGGCTCATCAATACGCCCACTTTCGGTTGAATAAACAAGGCGGCTATTATCGTCACGCATCAGGCAACTCCCTGCAATGAAGCCAGAATATCGCGCAGCGCCTGGGCCGGGTCAGCTGACTGTGTGATGGGGCGACCAATCACCATGTAATCCACGCCCGCACGCAGAGCTGCCTGCGGCGTCATGATGCGGCGTTGGTCACCGGCTGCACTGCCCTCAGGCCGAATACCTGGGGTGACCAGTTTAAAATCTGCACCGAAGGTATTTTCGAAGCGCTCCGCTTCCTGGGCGGAGCACACTATGCCGTCCAGTCCACATTGCTGGGTCAGGCGCGCCAGGCGCTCGGCATAATCAGCCGGGCTGATGTTCAGCCCAAGCTCAGCAAGATCGCT
Coding sequences:
- the yciH gene encoding stress response translation initiation inhibitor YciH encodes the protein MRDDNSRLVYSTESGRIDEPKAVEQRPRGDGIVRIQRQTSGRKGKGVCLITGIDADDAELVKIAAELKKKCGCGGALKDGVIEIQGDKRELIKSLLEAKGMKVKLAGG